In Phormidium yuhuli AB48, one genomic interval encodes:
- a CDS encoding P-loop NTPase fold protein → MSILGPYQSTLRRWGLRRNPFKPTPPDEVAKLATIFYGRESEIKTAIPALYEGRNILIRGPWGIGKTSLILRLLDCLQQEVAQLDEKMLVLYLDQVLGESPNDFYRALLLVVAEHLAKETENVNAKAIWENLSGRIGLSSKTKVEGRVNFAFASLAGTRESNSPTNIDNPYNLLISILDEAQESFDRIVLAVDDLDKKDVIVIQEILEGSLDLFRRGDNRAFLMTGRGFTDVQEASLKALGIFSENFTLQPMTSEGLYQVAINYLNLERHETREDAYPFTDEVLKQIVVYAQGTPRQLTSICEKVLREGATRGCEQLDQANFMPIWSELRRQVSYELSPQLRQLLYVAQEAGGIHEDIDDRYLDQLGVYTFVQLLPMLKTLEMSDAVIRTEDQTGYRYLPSQLYLPESETESG, encoded by the coding sequence ATGTCTATTCTAGGTCCGTATCAATCCACACTGAGGCGCTGGGGACTCCGCAGAAATCCCTTCAAACCAACCCCTCCCGATGAGGTTGCTAAGCTGGCTACGATATTCTACGGCCGAGAATCCGAAATAAAAACAGCTATTCCGGCTCTTTATGAGGGACGCAATATCCTAATTCGCGGACCTTGGGGTATTGGCAAAACTTCTCTTATTTTGCGACTATTAGATTGCTTGCAACAGGAAGTTGCCCAGCTTGACGAAAAGATGCTTGTCCTATACCTGGATCAGGTATTAGGAGAGTCCCCTAATGATTTTTATCGTGCTCTACTGTTGGTTGTGGCTGAACACCTTGCCAAAGAAACTGAAAATGTGAATGCTAAAGCCATTTGGGAGAATTTAAGCGGTCGCATCGGCTTAAGTAGTAAGACCAAAGTAGAAGGCCGCGTTAACTTTGCTTTTGCATCGTTGGCAGGAACTCGTGAATCGAATTCCCCGACCAATATAGACAATCCTTATAATCTTCTAATTTCTATCTTAGATGAGGCTCAGGAGTCTTTTGATCGGATTGTTCTAGCTGTTGATGATTTAGATAAGAAAGATGTCATCGTAATTCAAGAGATTCTTGAAGGGAGTTTGGACTTATTTCGTCGGGGAGACAACCGTGCATTCTTGATGACAGGACGGGGATTTACTGATGTTCAAGAAGCAAGTCTGAAAGCTTTAGGGATATTTTCTGAGAACTTCACCTTACAGCCGATGACTTCCGAAGGTCTCTACCAGGTGGCTATCAACTATCTCAACTTAGAACGCCATGAAACTCGGGAGGATGCCTACCCCTTTACAGATGAGGTTTTAAAACAAATTGTAGTTTATGCCCAAGGAACCCCTCGACAATTAACTTCAATTTGTGAAAAGGTACTCCGGGAGGGAGCTACCCGAGGATGTGAGCAGTTAGACCAAGCTAACTTTATGCCCATTTGGTCAGAACTGCGTCGTCAGGTGAGTTACGAGTTATCCCCCCAACTGCGTCAACTCCTTTATGTGGCTCAGGAAGCGGGTGGGATTCATGAAGATATTGATGATCGCTACCTAGATCAGTTAGGAGTTTATACATTTGTCCAACTCTTGCCGATGCTGAAAACGTTAGAAATGAGTGATGCTGTGATTCGCACTGAGGATCAGACGGGTTATCGTTATCTCCCTTCTCAGCTTTACCTGCCTGAATCAGAAACAGAATCAGGCTAA
- the moaC gene encoding cyclic pyranopterin monophosphate synthase MoaC has protein sequence MTQPPQPKKKLTHLDESGEARMVDVSEKAVSVREATAEGYVRMRRETFEAIAAGNAPKGDVLGTAKLAGIMAAKQTAQLIPLCHPLPLKKIEVNLDAAPDLPGYRLEATVKTKSETGVEMEALTAVSVAALTLYDMAKALEKTLQIEGIRLIRKSGGQSGDIQIGDRPHL, from the coding sequence ATGACGCAACCCCCCCAGCCCAAAAAAAAATTAACGCACCTGGACGAGAGCGGGGAGGCCCGTATGGTGGATGTTTCCGAGAAAGCCGTCAGCGTCCGGGAAGCCACCGCCGAGGGCTATGTGCGGATGAGGCGAGAGACCTTTGAGGCGATCGCCGCCGGAAATGCCCCCAAAGGGGATGTCTTGGGGACGGCGAAACTGGCAGGCATCATGGCCGCCAAACAGACGGCCCAACTCATCCCCCTCTGCCACCCCCTGCCCCTGAAAAAAATTGAGGTGAACCTTGACGCCGCCCCAGATTTGCCCGGCTATCGCCTGGAAGCCACGGTGAAGACCAAATCAGAAACAGGAGTCGAAATGGAAGCCTTAACCGCCGTCTCCGTTGCCGCTCTGACCCTCTATGACATGGCGAAGGCCCTGGAAAAAACCTTGCAAATTGAGGGCATTCGCCTAATCCGGAAAAGCGGGGGTCAATCGGGGGATATCCAAATCGGCGATCGCCCCCATCTCTGA
- a CDS encoding AbgT family transporter, which produces MEDNNSPPSESPRPSTGRLRGLDRVLGWIERVGNALPDPVTLFLILAIGVILLSALAAAAGLSVLHPATEETLTAVSLLSAEGLRRMVTEAVQNFVQFPPLGPVLVAMLGVGLSEYTGLLSAALRWGVSVTPLALVSPGIVFLGVMSNLASDAGYVVLTPLAAMLFAAVGRHPISGLAAAFAGVSGGFSANLLIGTLDPLLAGISQEAAAFLDADYVVNPTGNYYFMAASTFVITLVGWWMTDKVVEPRLGSYEGDRTPEDEQTLTAAERKGLRWAFYALLAVLAGLALLVLPPNAILRDPETGSLVPSPFLNGIVILITLGFLIPGIAYGMAAGTVRNDKDVVKGMSTAMSAMGYYIVLSFVAAQFIAYFSWSNLGVILAVNGANVLEGSGLTGIALLLGFVLLSALINLFIGSASAQWAIMAPIFVPMLMLLGYTPEVTQLVFRIGDSASNIITPLMVYFPLIVAFGQRFEKNLKIGTLIATMLPYSLAFLMSWSLFFALWFVLGLPLGPGAGIRLV; this is translated from the coding sequence ATGGAAGACAACAATTCCCCTCCATCTGAATCCCCCCGCCCGTCTACGGGGAGATTACGGGGGTTAGACCGGGTTCTGGGTTGGATTGAACGAGTTGGCAATGCCCTCCCTGACCCGGTGACTCTATTCCTGATTCTAGCGATTGGGGTGATTCTCTTGAGCGCCTTGGCGGCGGCGGCGGGGCTTTCGGTTCTGCATCCAGCAACGGAGGAAACGCTTACAGCGGTGTCCTTGCTGTCTGCTGAGGGATTGCGGCGAATGGTCACTGAGGCGGTGCAGAATTTTGTTCAGTTTCCTCCCTTGGGACCGGTGTTAGTGGCCATGCTGGGGGTGGGTCTATCTGAATATACCGGGCTGCTGTCTGCGGCGTTGCGCTGGGGGGTATCGGTGACACCCCTGGCTCTGGTTAGCCCGGGTATTGTGTTTTTGGGGGTGATGTCGAACCTAGCCTCGGATGCGGGGTATGTGGTGTTAACTCCCCTAGCGGCGATGTTGTTTGCGGCGGTGGGTCGTCATCCGATTTCGGGGCTGGCGGCGGCGTTTGCTGGGGTGTCGGGAGGCTTTAGTGCGAACTTGCTCATTGGCACCCTAGACCCCTTGCTGGCTGGGATTAGTCAGGAGGCCGCCGCTTTTCTCGATGCCGATTATGTGGTCAATCCCACGGGCAACTACTACTTTATGGCCGCGTCCACGTTTGTGATTACTCTGGTGGGGTGGTGGATGACTGATAAGGTGGTGGAGCCTCGTCTGGGTTCTTATGAGGGCGATCGCACTCCCGAGGATGAACAGACGCTCACGGCTGCGGAACGTAAGGGCCTTCGCTGGGCCTTCTATGCTTTGTTGGCGGTGCTGGCTGGGCTGGCCCTTTTGGTACTTCCCCCCAATGCTATTCTACGGGACCCGGAAACGGGCAGCCTTGTCCCGTCTCCCTTCCTCAACGGCATTGTCATTTTGATTACCCTGGGTTTCCTGATACCGGGAATCGCCTATGGTATGGCGGCGGGAACGGTGCGTAATGATAAGGATGTGGTCAAGGGGATGTCGACGGCGATGAGTGCCATGGGCTACTACATTGTGCTGTCGTTTGTGGCGGCCCAGTTTATTGCCTACTTTAGCTGGAGTAACCTGGGGGTTATCTTGGCGGTGAATGGGGCCAATGTCCTAGAAGGGAGCGGCTTGACTGGCATTGCTTTGTTGTTGGGGTTTGTGCTGCTGAGTGCCTTGATTAACCTCTTCATTGGTTCAGCGTCGGCCCAGTGGGCGATTATGGCTCCCATTTTTGTCCCGATGCTGATGCTGTTGGGCTATACTCCCGAGGTGACGCAACTGGTGTTTCGTATTGGTGACTCTGCGAGTAATATCATTACGCCGCTCATGGTCTATTTTCCCTTGATTGTGGCCTTTGGGCAGCGGTTTGAGAAAAACCTCAAGATTGGCACGTTGATTGCGACGATGCTGCCCTATTCGCTGGCGTTCCTGATGAGCTGGTCTCTGTTTTTTGCCCTTTGGTTTGTGCTGGGGTTGCCCCTGGGTCCGGGGGCAGGGATTCGGCTAGTGTGA
- a CDS encoding tetratricopeptide repeat protein, with protein MQQPQDKKIPADYSTFFEDALRLISESQVNPSVVYPFLDRHRDKLNQDLIALIPAFATSSNIADLFNFANFVQEFPLGQRGVNLEIAIAIYRKALDFVDRENHSSTWAAIQNNLAIAYSERIQGERSENLERAISAWESALEVYSRRPYSDKWATAQINQIDNLVTLFEISKNFQYIDKAFTIYKTIITNNQDIIASAPLVFYRLGKTLSKQGVYQKAIQTLETVLAILQEHSWNHVEQLHLMALTLFELARLSHKLLRLDHSKLYFKDALRLFYRLDDENSAASVMTALGNLELQVGQNEAAQFHLESALVYYENQNKLEEKEEVERLLKLLDDSQKKITIG; from the coding sequence ATGCAGCAACCACAGGATAAAAAAATACCGGCAGACTACAGCACTTTTTTTGAAGATGCCCTGCGCCTGATAAGTGAAAGCCAGGTGAATCCCTCCGTGGTTTATCCTTTCCTCGACCGTCACAGGGACAAACTCAATCAGGATTTAATTGCTCTTATCCCCGCCTTTGCGACAAGTAGCAATATTGCTGACCTTTTTAATTTTGCTAACTTTGTGCAAGAATTTCCCTTGGGTCAACGAGGGGTTAATTTAGAAATTGCGATCGCTATCTACAGAAAAGCCCTTGATTTTGTTGATCGCGAGAATCATAGCTCGACTTGGGCCGCTATTCAAAATAACTTGGCAATTGCCTACTCGGAGCGTATCCAGGGAGAGCGATCCGAGAACCTGGAGCGGGCTATTTCAGCCTGGGAATCCGCTTTAGAGGTCTATAGCCGCCGTCCCTATTCTGACAAATGGGCAACAGCGCAAATCAACCAAATTGATAATCTGGTAACGTTATTTGAGATATCCAAAAACTTTCAATATATTGACAAAGCCTTCACGATTTATAAAACTATTATTACTAATAATCAGGACATCATTGCTTCCGCACCATTAGTTTTTTATAGACTCGGCAAAACTCTGTCAAAACAAGGGGTTTACCAAAAAGCAATTCAGACCCTGGAGACAGTTCTTGCAATTTTACAAGAACACTCCTGGAACCATGTTGAGCAACTACATCTCATGGCACTTACCTTGTTTGAACTGGCTCGATTATCTCATAAGCTTCTTCGTCTTGACCATTCAAAACTTTATTTTAAGGATGCTCTGCGATTATTTTACCGCCTCGATGATGAAAATTCAGCAGCAAGTGTCATGACCGCATTAGGTAATCTTGAATTACAAGTTGGGCAAAATGAAGCTGCTCAGTTTCACCTTGAGTCGGCTTTAGTGTATTATGAGAATCAAAATAAATTAGAAGAAAAAGAGGAGGTCGAAAGGCTGTTGAAACTCCTTGATGATTCTCAAAAGAAAATCACCATAGGGTAG
- a CDS encoding bifunctional sterol desaturase/short chain dehydrogenase → MTSISWIYWGAIAAWGLGAILWVEVVRDLYHVLAHVWAPLGRLHNWHHRVFRPDLTPSSALIYRQAQWYNDVPEACVMIAMSLVLWGLAHIVTPELAWGCGVGSLYATGFLLAAMARGMGWTWAHEMTDITHLPGPFVQTPSRWWVNRPYHWRHHFDNQNAYFCSTLTLVDQVMGTALSLKGKTVAVTGASGTLGRALLRELQGQGAKVLALTSGDQPIYLENSETPIPTRQWQVGQETALEQELRKVDILVINHGVNVHGDRTPEAIDCSYEVNAFSAWRLMETFLKTVDGDRDRVRKELWVNTSEAEVNPAFSPLYELSKRTLGDLVTLRRLDSPCIIRKLILGPFKSSLNPVGVMSGDRVAAKIVKRAQRDVRNIIVTINPLTWVLHPLKELMVSLYFRGLTRP, encoded by the coding sequence ATGACAAGCATTTCTTGGATCTATTGGGGGGCGATCGCCGCTTGGGGACTGGGGGCAATTCTCTGGGTTGAAGTGGTGCGCGATCTCTATCATGTCCTGGCCCATGTCTGGGCCCCCCTAGGGCGACTGCATAATTGGCATCACCGGGTATTTCGCCCCGATTTGACCCCCAGTAGCGCCCTCATCTACCGCCAGGCTCAATGGTATAACGATGTTCCCGAAGCCTGTGTGATGATTGCCATGAGTCTTGTCCTGTGGGGATTAGCCCATATCGTGACCCCTGAGTTAGCCTGGGGATGTGGTGTCGGTAGTCTTTATGCCACAGGATTCCTCTTGGCGGCCATGGCCCGGGGGATGGGGTGGACCTGGGCCCATGAAATGACGGACATTACCCATTTACCGGGCCCCTTTGTCCAAACTCCCTCTCGCTGGTGGGTGAATCGTCCCTACCATTGGCGACATCACTTTGATAATCAGAATGCTTATTTTTGCAGTACGTTAACCCTGGTGGATCAGGTTATGGGAACAGCACTGTCATTGAAAGGAAAAACCGTCGCCGTCACGGGGGCCTCGGGAACCCTGGGTCGGGCCCTCCTACGGGAGTTGCAGGGCCAAGGTGCGAAAGTGCTGGCCCTGACCTCGGGAGACCAGCCGATTTATCTGGAGAACTCAGAAACGCCAATCCCGACGCGCCAATGGCAGGTGGGGCAGGAAACCGCCTTAGAGCAAGAGTTACGGAAGGTTGATATCCTGGTGATTAATCATGGGGTCAATGTTCATGGCGATCGCACCCCCGAAGCCATTGACTGTTCCTATGAGGTCAACGCCTTTTCCGCCTGGCGCTTGATGGAAACCTTTTTGAAGACCGTCGATGGCGATCGCGATCGCGTGCGCAAAGAACTTTGGGTCAATACCTCAGAAGCCGAAGTCAACCCCGCGTTCAGTCCCCTCTACGAACTGAGTAAACGCACCCTGGGGGATCTCGTCACCCTGCGTCGCCTCGACTCCCCCTGCATTATCCGCAAACTAATTTTGGGACCCTTTAAAAGTAGCCTCAACCCCGTGGGGGTCATGTCCGGCGATCGCGTGGCCGCCAAAATTGTCAAACGGGCCCAGCGGGATGTACGTAATATCATCGTCACCATCAATCCCCTAACCTGGGTGCTTCATCCCCTCAAAGAATTGATGGTATCTCTCTATTTCCGGGGGCTCACTCGACCCTAG
- a CDS encoding M16 family metallopeptidase: MTSTLLSRSTPFSLNAPTVRKFANGLTVIAEQVPVEAVNLSLWFNVGSALEPDAMMGTAHFLEHMIFKGSDRLEMGEFERRIEARGAVTNAATSQDYTQFYLTCAPQDLAQLAPLQLDVVLNPQIADEAFQRERQVVLEEIRRSDDNPHRRNYQRAIELAFEELPYRRPVLGSTEIVSGLEAGQMRHFHRTWYRPESLTAVAVGNLPVEELVATVADSFAQVSNDDLAIACPLPPRSFPAPELGFAEVTRREYCDPTLQQARLSLLWRVPGLGQLEETYALDVLGSILGQGRTGRLVRELREERGLVSRVGAGNLSYRLQGLFQVGAQLAADHLQEVEEAIVAQVARLQDELVSEVEMERIRKRVANRFVFGSERPSDRANLYGYFQALVGDVDPALSYPEAVRSLTPEDLREAARKYLSPEAFGVVIVRPG; this comes from the coding sequence ATGACTTCTACTCTCCTCAGTCGCTCCACTCCTTTTTCTCTGAACGCGCCCACGGTTCGTAAGTTTGCTAATGGTTTGACGGTTATTGCTGAGCAGGTTCCGGTTGAGGCGGTGAATCTCAGTTTGTGGTTCAATGTGGGGTCAGCCCTGGAGCCGGATGCCATGATGGGTACGGCTCACTTCCTAGAACATATGATTTTTAAGGGGAGCGATCGCCTAGAGATGGGCGAGTTTGAGCGTCGGATTGAGGCCCGGGGGGCGGTGACGAATGCGGCCACGAGTCAGGATTATACGCAGTTTTATCTCACCTGTGCGCCCCAGGATTTGGCCCAGTTAGCGCCGCTGCAATTGGATGTGGTCTTAAATCCCCAAATTGCCGATGAGGCGTTTCAACGGGAGCGTCAGGTGGTGTTGGAGGAAATCCGCCGTTCTGATGACAATCCCCATCGTCGCAATTATCAGCGTGCCATTGAGTTGGCGTTTGAGGAATTGCCCTATCGGCGGCCGGTGTTGGGTTCGACGGAGATTGTCTCGGGGTTAGAGGCGGGACAAATGCGCCACTTCCACCGCACCTGGTATCGTCCGGAATCGTTGACGGCGGTGGCGGTGGGGAATTTGCCGGTGGAGGAGTTGGTGGCGACGGTGGCTGATTCCTTTGCTCAGGTGTCGAATGATGATTTGGCGATCGCCTGTCCTTTACCGCCGCGATCGTTTCCGGCCCCGGAGTTGGGGTTTGCGGAGGTCACCCGGCGGGAGTATTGTGATCCGACGTTGCAGCAGGCCCGTTTGAGTTTGTTATGGCGGGTTCCGGGGTTAGGACAGTTGGAGGAAACTTATGCTCTGGATGTGTTGGGGAGTATTTTAGGACAAGGGCGCACGGGGCGTTTGGTGCGGGAGTTGCGGGAGGAACGAGGGTTGGTGTCCCGAGTGGGGGCGGGAAATTTGAGTTATCGCCTACAAGGGTTGTTTCAGGTGGGGGCCCAGTTGGCGGCAGACCATTTGCAGGAGGTGGAGGAGGCGATTGTGGCCCAGGTGGCCCGGCTTCAGGATGAGTTGGTGTCGGAGGTGGAGATGGAGCGGATTCGCAAGCGCGTGGCGAATCGGTTTGTGTTCGGGAGTGAACGGCCGAGCGATCGGGCGAATTTGTATGGTTATTTTCAGGCGTTGGTGGGGGATGTGGACCCGGCGTTGAGTTATCCCGAGGCGGTGCGATCGCTCACTCCGGAGGATTTACGCGAGGCGGCCCGGAAATACCTCTCTCCTGAGGCGTTTGGGGTGGTGATTGTCCGTCCTGGTTAA
- the crtD gene encoding C-3',4' desaturase CrtD: protein MTQSPTPPNVLVIGAGIGGLTAAALLAHRGYSVKVYDAAIVPGGCASTFKRRGFTFDVGATQVAGLEPGGIHHRIFRELEIPLPEATPCDPACAVYLPGETEPINVWRDPLRWREEQRRQFPGSEPFWQLMRTLFRASWAFQGRDPVLPPRNLWDISRLLGALRPGTLVTVPFTFWTVGDALRWFGLEGDRRLRTFLDLQLKLYSQVDAEDTALLYAATALGVSQDPQGLYHLQGSMQVLSDRLQQALERDGGQLQMGHRVEAIHSQNNQVSGVTIRNLKRDETWTEPADIVLANVTVQNLVQLLDHPPQGYRRRVDKLPPASGAFVIYLGVDAAAIPPHCPPHLQFFYDGEGEIAENNSLFVSVSHPGDGRAPSGQATLIASSFTDVRQWWTCDDYEQLKDHYTQEAIARLSSYFNLSPEHLLHIEAATPRTFAHFTSRDAGVVGGIGQRVSTFGPFGFANRTPKRNLWLVGDCTHPGEGTAGVSYSALTAVRQIQAKFSQKL from the coding sequence ATGACTCAATCCCCCACTCCCCCAAATGTCCTTGTCATTGGTGCGGGCATTGGAGGACTCACCGCCGCCGCCCTGTTAGCACATCGGGGCTATTCTGTCAAGGTTTATGATGCCGCCATTGTCCCTGGGGGCTGTGCCTCCACCTTCAAGCGGCGAGGCTTCACCTTTGACGTAGGGGCAACTCAAGTGGCCGGTCTCGAACCCGGCGGCATTCACCATCGTATCTTCCGGGAACTGGAGATTCCCCTCCCCGAAGCCACCCCCTGCGACCCCGCCTGTGCCGTCTATCTCCCCGGAGAAACTGAACCCATCAACGTTTGGCGCGACCCCCTGCGTTGGCGGGAAGAACAACGGCGGCAATTCCCCGGAAGTGAACCCTTCTGGCAACTGATGAGAACCCTGTTCCGGGCCAGTTGGGCCTTCCAAGGACGAGATCCCGTCCTTCCCCCCCGCAACCTCTGGGATATCAGCCGCTTACTGGGGGCCCTGCGTCCCGGAACCCTGGTCACGGTCCCCTTCACCTTCTGGACTGTGGGGGATGCCCTGCGCTGGTTTGGTCTTGAGGGCGATCGCCGTTTACGCACCTTCCTCGACCTACAACTGAAACTTTACTCCCAAGTGGATGCCGAAGACACCGCCCTCCTCTATGCCGCCACCGCCCTCGGGGTATCCCAAGACCCCCAAGGACTGTATCATCTCCAGGGTAGTATGCAGGTGTTGAGCGATCGCCTCCAACAAGCCCTAGAACGAGATGGCGGCCAGTTACAGATGGGCCATCGCGTCGAAGCCATCCACAGCCAAAACAACCAGGTCAGCGGCGTGACCATCCGCAACCTCAAACGGGATGAAACCTGGACCGAACCCGCCGATATCGTCCTGGCCAACGTCACCGTGCAAAACCTGGTACAACTCCTGGACCATCCCCCCCAAGGCTACCGTCGCCGTGTCGATAAACTCCCACCCGCCTCCGGGGCCTTTGTTATTTACCTCGGGGTAGACGCAGCCGCCATTCCCCCCCACTGTCCCCCCCACCTACAATTCTTTTATGACGGCGAGGGGGAGATTGCCGAGAATAACTCCCTATTCGTCTCCGTCAGTCATCCCGGCGATGGTCGGGCCCCCAGCGGCCAAGCCACCCTCATCGCCTCCTCCTTCACCGATGTCCGGCAATGGTGGACTTGTGATGATTATGAACAACTTAAAGACCACTATACCCAGGAGGCGATCGCCCGTCTAAGCTCCTATTTCAACCTCTCCCCCGAACATCTCCTTCACATCGAAGCCGCCACCCCCCGCACCTTCGCCCACTTTACCAGCCGCGATGCCGGTGTGGTCGGGGGAATTGGGCAACGAGTCAGTACCTTTGGCCCCTTCGGTTTCGCCAACCGCACCCCCAAACGAAATCTCTGGCTGGTGGGAGATTGCACCCATCCCGGCGAAGGAACCGCCGGCGTAAGTTATTCCGCCCTTACCGCCGTGCGGCAGATTCAGGCGAAATTTTCCCAAAAACTTTAG
- a CDS encoding TrkH family potassium uptake protein, which yields MTVARTICSGFLGVITVGTLLLMLPISLADGSWNSWVTALFTATSATCVTGLIVVDTGSYYSFWGQLTILALIQVGGLGYMTANTFLLILLGRRSKVRYRIALQDSLDSAGLSSVSQLLKSIVGLTLLLELTGIFALMTLFVPEFGWTKGLWQSIFHSISAFNNAGFSLFEDSLMRYVNVFPVTIMITLLIILGGIGYQVMMEVFFWWQSRFKKNEKRFRFSLHVKVVTSTTALLLILGFLGFFASELYNPETLLPLSWGNKLQAAWFQSVTTRTAGFNTIDIGQMTTAGLFLTIALMFIGSSPGSTGGGIKTTTFRVLLTCTKSVLQGRENVVIYERRVPIELIMKAVGVAVGSIMIISASTMILAISEPNLQFINIFFETISAFATVGLSTGITSSFSTFGALVITVLMYAGRVGILILMAALLGDPKPSALEYPDEDLLVG from the coding sequence ATGACTGTTGCGCGAACCATATGTTCAGGCTTTCTCGGGGTGATTACCGTGGGAACGCTGTTATTGATGTTGCCCATTTCCCTAGCCGATGGCAGTTGGAACTCCTGGGTGACCGCCTTATTCACCGCCACCTCCGCCACCTGCGTCACCGGCTTGATTGTGGTCGATACCGGTAGCTATTACTCCTTCTGGGGACAATTGACGATTTTAGCCCTGATTCAGGTGGGCGGATTGGGCTATATGACCGCCAACACCTTTCTACTGATTCTACTCGGTCGTCGCTCTAAAGTTCGCTATCGAATTGCCCTGCAAGATTCCCTCGACTCCGCCGGCCTCTCCAGTGTCTCCCAACTCCTGAAATCCATTGTTGGCTTAACCCTACTCTTAGAACTCACAGGTATCTTCGCCTTAATGACTCTCTTTGTTCCCGAGTTTGGCTGGACGAAAGGACTTTGGCAATCTATTTTTCATAGTATTAGTGCCTTCAATAATGCCGGATTTAGCCTCTTTGAAGACAGCTTAATGCGATATGTTAATGTTTTTCCAGTTACGATCATGATTACCTTGCTGATTATCCTGGGAGGAATTGGCTATCAAGTCATGATGGAAGTCTTTTTCTGGTGGCAGAGCCGCTTCAAAAAAAATGAGAAACGCTTCCGATTTTCCCTTCATGTCAAAGTCGTCACCAGTACCACGGCTCTCCTACTCATTCTGGGCTTTTTAGGATTTTTTGCCAGCGAGCTATATAATCCAGAAACCCTCTTACCCTTGTCCTGGGGCAATAAACTACAAGCCGCCTGGTTCCAATCCGTCACCACCCGAACCGCTGGTTTCAACACGATTGATATTGGGCAGATGACAACAGCCGGCTTATTTTTAACCATTGCCCTAATGTTTATCGGTTCCAGTCCAGGGAGTACAGGGGGTGGAATTAAAACCACAACTTTTCGAGTATTGCTAACCTGTACTAAGTCTGTTCTACAAGGACGAGAAAATGTTGTAATCTATGAACGCCGTGTCCCGATTGAGCTGATTATGAAAGCGGTTGGTGTTGCCGTTGGCTCAATCATGATCATTTCTGCTTCTACCATGATTTTGGCAATTTCAGAGCCGAACTTGCAGTTTATCAACATCTTTTTTGAAACCATCTCTGCCTTTGCAACAGTCGGCTTGTCAACTGGAATCACCAGTAGCTTTTCAACCTTCGGTGCTCTAGTTATTACGGTTTTGATGTATGCTGGCCGAGTTGGCATTTTAATTTTGATGGCGGCCTTGTTGGGGGATCCAAAACCGAGTGCGCTGGAATATCCTGATGAAGACCTCCTGGTGGGATAA
- a CDS encoding type II toxin-antitoxin system HicB family antitoxin — protein sequence MKTFTAIVERDSETHLYVGYVPGFPGAHSQGETLDELQENLREVIEMLLEDEEVLFQTEFIGTQQIVVR from the coding sequence ATGAAGACGTTTACGGCCATTGTTGAGCGAGATTCTGAGACTCACCTCTATGTGGGTTATGTTCCCGGATTTCCGGGAGCGCATTCCCAGGGGGAAACCCTGGATGAGTTGCAGGAAAATCTTCGTGAAGTGATTGAGATGCTCTTAGAAGATGAAGAGGTTCTGTTTCAGACGGAGTTCATTGGCACACAGCAGATTGTGGTACGGTAG
- a CDS encoding potassium channel family protein: MNLSSFNFLKSWHPENNKQFAVVGLGRFGRAVCATLHENRYEVLAVDRDEKLVNLALNDRIADHVLCLDTTEPSALKEAGLFEFDIVIVAIGNFLAESIITTLNLKEGGVKHVVTKASSEVHLKLLKKVGADRVVFPEREMGCALARALTRPRILEQFELDPNHSIVEIVVPDKFEGKTLAELDLRKSYGISVLAVGKDEGFEINPSPQAKLKKGLAMVVIGSNRDLDQLPL, encoded by the coding sequence GTGAACCTATCCTCATTTAATTTCCTGAAAAGTTGGCATCCCGAAAACAACAAACAATTTGCGGTGGTCGGCTTAGGACGCTTTGGTCGTGCAGTTTGTGCTACTCTGCATGAGAATCGCTATGAAGTTTTGGCTGTGGATCGGGATGAAAAGCTGGTCAATTTAGCGTTGAATGATCGCATTGCAGATCATGTTCTTTGTTTGGATACCACTGAACCCTCAGCCCTCAAAGAAGCAGGATTGTTTGAGTTTGATATTGTCATTGTTGCCATTGGTAATTTCTTGGCAGAAAGTATCATTACAACCTTGAATTTGAAGGAAGGGGGCGTTAAACATGTGGTCACGAAAGCTTCCTCAGAAGTTCATCTGAAACTGCTTAAAAAAGTCGGAGCCGATCGCGTTGTATTTCCAGAGCGAGAGATGGGTTGCGCCTTGGCTCGCGCCCTAACCCGTCCGCGAATTTTAGAGCAGTTTGAACTTGATCCCAATCATAGCATTGTGGAAATTGTGGTTCCCGATAAATTTGAGGGAAAAACCCTGGCTGAACTAGACCTAAGGAAGTCCTATGGCATTAGTGTCTTGGCGGTAGGAAAAGATGAAGGCTTCGAGATTAACCCAAGCCCTCAAGCCAAACTCAAGAAAGGCTTGGCGATGGTGGTGATTGGCTCAAATCGGGATCTCGATCAACTGCCCCTATAG